The Winogradskyella schleiferi genome contains the following window.
CATGTGCTGATGCTGCTTGTGGAATTTCCTTGTTCGGTTCTGGTTTTACGGAATGAATTAAATCTGGAAATTTCATAGCATCCTGAATAAAGAAAATAGGCATATTGTTTCCCACTAAATCCCATGTGCCTTCTTGTGTATAAAATTTTACGGCAAACCCTCTAACGTCCCGAGCCAAATCTGGTGAACCTTTTGAGCCGGCAACTGTAGAGAAACGAACGAAAACCGGTGTTTTACGATTCGTATCTGTAAAAATACCAGCTTTACTATATTTTTTTATGCTTTTGGTCAACTCAAAATAGCCATGAGCACCACTTCCTCGAGCGTGCACTATACGCTCCGGAATACGCTCGTGATCAAAATGTGTGATTTTTTCCCGTAATAAAAAATCTTCCAAAAGGGTTGAACCACGTTCGCCTGCTTTTAGAGAATTATTCGTGTCATTGACTTTCAATCCTTGGTTGGTAGTCATCACCTTACCATTACTGTCCTTTTCAAATTGTTTTAAATCCGCTTTTTTCTGATTGGATTCTGATTGTTTTTTAGCCATAATGTTAAAATTTTTGAGTTGATTTTCAGTATTTAAATGTAGAGTTAAGTCTAAACTTTTATTAACTCAACCGCATTTATTCCTATCGGAATCCATCTTTTACTTTGTTATTTTCTACACATTTTGTAATTTAAAATTATGAATGAGATCAGTCACATGGATTTTTAAATTTCCCTACTTGCGGCAATGGTTGCCGCTGTCGTCATTGGTATAGAGCGCCAAATAAAAAGTAAAAATGCTGGTTTAAAAACTAACGCCCTTGTGGCCGTGGGTGCTGCTATTTTTGTAAACATATCTTATAGTTTTATAGGTGTAGATAATGTGGACAATAGCAGAATTATAAGTCAGGTCATAGTGGGCGTAGGATTTCTAGGTGCTGGTGTAATTATGAAAAGAAAAGAGCATGTAAGTGGTCTAGCGACTGCTGCCTCCATTTGGTGTAGTGCTGGATTGGGTTGTTTGGCTGCTTTGAAAATGTATGTAGAATTAGCCACTGCAACCGCACTGATTGTATCTATTAATTTGATCTTCGGATTTTTAAATAAATATATATACAAAAAGAAGAATGATTGAGAGTCAAACTATAAATGGATGGTTTCATTAAAGCCCTTGACTCTTACGAATAATGTGTAATAAAAATTTTAAAACATGAGCAAATCGAAACCCAATGACAATAAAAACGGAAACAGGGAAATTCCAGATTCCAGCACTAAAAAGGCAAGAGGCAGCAAAAGTGTACATAGTCCATTAGACAATTCGCAGGAAGATGGATGGAAACCTGATGCCATTGACAAAGGAAACACCGAAGAAGAATAAATTATCTTTGAAGCCAAATTCATATATTTTTTGAATTTGGCTTTTTTTTTGGGCTATGCGCCTATGATTTCACCGCCATTAACATGAATAAATTGTCCCGTAATATAACTGGCATCCTTCGATGCTAAAAACACATATGCTGGCGCCACTTCACTTGGTTGGCCAGCGCGCCCCAAAGGTGTATCCTGACCAAAATCACTCACATCATTAAATGTGGCAGGAATTAAAGGTGTCCAAATCGGTCCAGGTGCTACACCATTTACTCTTATATTTTTATCTGCAATTTGCTTTGCCAATGAACGCGTAAAACTCGTTATAGCGCCTTTTGTACTTGCATAATCTACTAAGTGGCTACTACCTCTATAGGCTGTAACTGAACTAGTATTTATAATACAATCGCCAGAATTTAAGTGTTCTAATGATAGTTTTGCCAAATGAAAATAAGGATAGATATTAGTTTTATAAGTGTCATCAAAATCTTCCATTGAAATAGCTTTAATAGAATCTTTAGGAAACTGAACCGCTGCATTGTTCACAAGAATATTAAGTTTTTTATACTTATCTAGACATTCTTTTACAACCCGCTCACAGTCATTTCCTTTTTTTAAATCTGCTTTTATAATGAGACATGATTGTCCTTCTTTTTCTACTAGTGCTTTCGTCTTTTTAGCATCTTCGGTCTCAGAAAGATAAACAATGGCCACATCTGCGCCTTCGCGTGCAAAATGAACTGCCACACTCCTACCAATGCCACTATCACCACCTGTAATTAGGGCTATTTTATCTTTTAGTTTATCGCTGCCTTTATAATCAGACCGAATGATTTCTGGTTTAGGGTTCATCTTATTTTGTTTTCCTGGCAATTCTTGACTTTGCGTCGGAAATTCTTTTGGTTTACTCATTTTCAACAGTTTTTTTAAATTTTATTTATATCATAGTTTTAAGATTCTTTTTTCTGCCAAGGTAAAGCGAATCATCACCAAAAAATTCGAATTTAAAAATACGCCGCATTGGCATATACCATAATTAAGAGAATTAGGAATTATGACTAAAAGGTGGATTACCAAAGCCGTTACTCAAGCTTTTCTTCATGCTAAGGAAAAATCATATATTAATGAATCCCCTCTAAATAATTTGCTTTGTTATAACTTGCTTGAATCTCAGATTTTTGTTTTAACAGTAATTCTCTTATGGTCGGATTCAGGTCGTAGTTGTTAAGAATATCGTCATAATCGTCAATGGCTTGTTTCTCTCCATTTCTAACTTCCTCTAACATTGATTCATCATCATCCATAGAAAAGAAAGCTTTAGTGTCAATCCAAGCTCTATGCAATGAACCGCTAATACTGCCGTCGTGCTGATTAACCTCCATTCCCTTCTTTCTAA
Protein-coding sequences here:
- a CDS encoding MgtC/SapB family protein, producing MVAAVVIGIERQIKSKNAGLKTNALVAVGAAIFVNISYSFIGVDNVDNSRIISQVIVGVGFLGAGVIMKRKEHVSGLATAASIWCSAGLGCLAALKMYVELATATALIVSINLIFGFLNKYIYKKKND
- a CDS encoding SDR family oxidoreductase — translated: MSKPKEFPTQSQELPGKQNKMNPKPEIIRSDYKGSDKLKDKIALITGGDSGIGRSVAVHFAREGADVAIVYLSETEDAKKTKALVEKEGQSCLIIKADLKKGNDCERVVKECLDKYKKLNILVNNAAVQFPKDSIKAISMEDFDDTYKTNIYPYFHLAKLSLEHLNSGDCIINTSSVTAYRGSSHLVDYASTKGAITSFTRSLAKQIADKNIRVNGVAPGPIWTPLIPATFNDVSDFGQDTPLGRAGQPSEVAPAYVFLASKDASYITGQFIHVNGGEIIGA
- a CDS encoding ferritin-like domain-containing protein → MGLFDEKTENKLNDLIEKAYDAEKGFKTVADHVDNPRLKTFFNEKARERGGHVNDLTNTLRKKGMEVNQHDGSISGSLHRAWIDTKAFFSMDDDESMLEEVRNGEKQAIDDYDDILNNYDLNPTIRELLLKQKSEIQASYNKANYLEGIH